In Acidobacteriota bacterium, one DNA window encodes the following:
- the mtnA gene encoding S-methyl-5-thioribose-1-phosphate isomerase codes for MRVGETHYRSIWRDGERILVIDQTRLPHEFEVVELTSLEETADAIRRMVVRGAPLIGVTAAYGLHLAMREDASDAMLGRALELLRATRPTAVNLGWALQKAEARLRETTAANRADVALDAADELAEHDVATNAAIGRSGIDLLRLIHRERGGKPVRILTHCNAGWLATVDYGTALSPIFMAQDGGIPVHVWVDETRPRNQGSSLTAWELGSHGISHDVIVDNAGGHLMQRGMIDVVITGTDRVAANGDVCNKIGTYLKALAAADNEIPFYVAMPTSTLDPSIANGDAIPIEERSPDEITHLSGIDDEGTIRRIRLTPEGCSARNVAFDVTPAALVTGLITEHGLVSANPEAIRALLARSPA; via the coding sequence ATGAGGGTCGGGGAAACTCACTACCGTTCTATCTGGAGGGACGGCGAGCGGATTTTGGTGATCGACCAGACCCGGCTCCCTCACGAATTCGAGGTCGTCGAACTGACGAGTCTCGAGGAGACGGCGGATGCGATCCGGCGGATGGTCGTACGAGGTGCGCCGCTGATCGGCGTCACGGCGGCCTACGGTCTTCATCTCGCGATGCGAGAAGACGCGTCCGACGCGATGCTCGGTCGCGCGCTCGAGCTGCTGCGGGCGACGCGCCCGACCGCGGTCAATCTCGGCTGGGCGCTGCAGAAAGCCGAAGCCAGGCTGCGCGAAACAACCGCCGCAAATCGCGCGGATGTGGCTCTCGATGCGGCCGACGAGCTCGCCGAGCACGACGTCGCAACCAACGCGGCTATCGGACGGAGCGGAATCGACCTGCTCCGGCTGATCCACCGCGAGCGCGGCGGGAAACCGGTGAGAATTCTCACCCATTGCAACGCCGGCTGGCTCGCGACTGTCGATTACGGTACTGCGCTGTCGCCGATTTTCATGGCGCAGGACGGAGGAATTCCGGTTCACGTCTGGGTCGACGAAACCCGCCCCCGAAATCAGGGCTCTTCACTGACGGCGTGGGAGCTCGGAAGCCACGGGATTTCACACGACGTGATCGTCGACAACGCCGGCGGCCATCTCATGCAACGCGGAATGATCGACGTCGTCATCACGGGGACCGATCGCGTCGCCGCAAACGGCGACGTCTGCAACAAGATCGGCACGTACCTCAAGGCGCTCGCCGCGGCCGACAATGAGATCCCCTTTTACGTCGCGATGCCTACCTCGACACTCGATCCTTCCATCGCGAATGGCGACGCGATCCCGATCGAGGAGCGGTCGCCCGACGAGATCACGCACCTGAGCGGAATCGATGACGAAGGGACGATTCGTCGCATACGGCTCACGCCCGAAGGATGCTCGGCGAGAAATGTGGCTTTCGACGTCACACCGGCAGCGCTGGTCACCGGACTGATCACCGAGCACGGACTGGTGAGCGCAAACCCGGAGGCGATCCGGGCACTCCTTGCACGGAGCCCGGCATGA
- a CDS encoding HU family DNA-binding protein, with protein sequence MAGKADIISSIADAAGITKKEAGAAYDALIDHIRKSMKRGDRCAVPGLGTFSVSSRKARQGRNPATGQPMKISASKNVKFKAGKDLRESVNKKKSSKK encoded by the coding sequence ATGGCAGGAAAAGCTGACATCATCAGTTCGATCGCTGATGCAGCTGGGATCACGAAGAAGGAAGCCGGAGCCGCATACGACGCGCTCATCGATCACATTCGTAAGTCGATGAAAAGGGGCGACCGATGCGCCGTACCGGGGCTCGGGACGTTCAGCGTCTCCTCGCGCAAGGCGCGGCAGGGACGCAACCCTGCCACAGGCCAGCCGATGAAGATTTCTGCGAGCAAGAACGTCAAGTTCAAGGCTGGCAAGGATCTTCGGGAGAGCGTCAACAAGAAGAAGTCTTCGAAAAAGTGA
- the fmt gene encoding methionyl-tRNA formyltransferase: protein MNVVFFGTPEFAVAALDAIHSSRHEIVLAVAQPDRRAGRGMQPVRPPVPTRAEQLGIPLVQPAKIRTDEFLREIRERDPDIAVVVAYGRILPASLLEVPRHGFINAHASLLPKWRGAAPIQRAIEAGESVTGVTIMRIDEELDHGPVFSSREVPIGPDETSPDLFRKLAETGAELLVETLDRIEEGTATETPQDHEKATVAPMIDRTEGRVDWSLSAVAIHDRYRAFVPWPGTFCEIDGENVKLRKIRRGERSGSAGEILEIGSEAVEVACGRGSIIIERAQRPGRREVSGAELARSLGLEKGSRLG from the coding sequence ATGAACGTCGTATTTTTCGGAACGCCGGAGTTTGCCGTCGCCGCGCTCGATGCGATCCATAGCTCGAGACACGAGATCGTTCTCGCGGTGGCGCAGCCCGACCGGCGCGCCGGGAGAGGGATGCAGCCGGTCCGGCCACCGGTCCCGACTCGAGCAGAACAGCTCGGGATTCCGCTGGTCCAGCCGGCGAAGATCCGCACCGACGAGTTTCTCCGGGAGATCCGCGAGCGCGATCCCGACATCGCCGTCGTCGTGGCATACGGGCGGATCCTTCCGGCGTCACTGCTCGAGGTTCCCCGTCACGGATTCATCAACGCGCACGCTTCGCTGCTGCCGAAATGGCGGGGCGCGGCTCCCATTCAGCGAGCGATCGAAGCGGGAGAGAGCGTCACGGGCGTCACGATCATGCGAATCGACGAGGAGCTCGATCACGGACCGGTTTTCTCGAGCCGCGAGGTCCCGATCGGACCGGACGAAACGTCCCCGGATCTGTTCCGGAAGCTCGCGGAAACAGGCGCGGAGTTGCTGGTGGAGACGCTGGACCGGATCGAAGAGGGAACGGCGACCGAGACGCCTCAGGATCACGAAAAGGCGACCGTTGCCCCGATGATCGACCGGACTGAAGGGCGCGTCGACTGGAGTCTCTCCGCCGTCGCGATCCACGACCGTTACCGCGCTTTCGTTCCATGGCCCGGAACGTTCTGTGAGATCGACGGCGAGAACGTCAAGCTCCGAAAGATCCGAAGAGGCGAACGGAGCGGATCGGCGGGTGAGATTCTCGAGATCGGCAGCGAAGCGGTCGAGGTGGCGTGCGGTCGAGGCTCGATCATCATCGAGCGCGCCCAGCGGCCGGGGAGACGGGAGGTGAGCGGTGCCGAGCTCGCCCGCAGCTTGGGGCTGGAGAAGGGCTCGCGGCTCGGATGA